A region from the Pseudomonas cucumis genome encodes:
- a CDS encoding LysR family transcriptional regulator, with translation MRRKIPSTTALISFEAAARHESFTKAAQELSLTQGAICRQIASLEEFLGVELFRRSRRGVKLTEAGLSYSRRVATQLDAVERDTLSVMGQQGANMIELAVVPTFGTQWLLPRLKDFQHKHPEVTVNLTNRTRPFLFADTDFDAAIYFGDADWPGTESHRLMGENPMPVCSPTLLGKKTNLTPSEIAELPLLQQTTRPYAWRQWFNSQNMNIPRDMTGPRYELFSMLAQAAMHDMGIALIPPFLIQRELAEKRLVIANAQALSSIKAYYLMIPERKVESASLRAFRDWLVNQAQSYSLEG, from the coding sequence ATGCGCCGGAAAATCCCCAGTACAACCGCCCTGATCAGTTTTGAAGCTGCAGCGCGCCACGAGAGCTTTACCAAGGCCGCCCAGGAACTTTCCCTCACACAGGGAGCGATTTGCCGACAAATCGCCAGCCTAGAGGAGTTCCTCGGCGTCGAACTATTCCGACGTTCTCGGCGCGGAGTGAAGCTGACGGAGGCCGGGCTTTCCTACAGCCGCCGAGTGGCCACCCAACTCGACGCGGTTGAACGCGACACTTTGTCAGTGATGGGCCAGCAAGGCGCCAACATGATCGAGCTGGCGGTGGTGCCAACCTTCGGCACTCAATGGCTGCTGCCTCGACTCAAGGATTTTCAGCACAAACACCCGGAAGTGACGGTCAACCTCACCAATCGCACGCGCCCCTTCCTGTTTGCCGACACCGACTTCGATGCCGCGATCTATTTCGGCGACGCCGACTGGCCGGGTACTGAATCCCACAGGCTAATGGGCGAAAATCCGATGCCGGTGTGCAGCCCCACGTTACTGGGAAAAAAAACCAATCTGACCCCCAGTGAAATCGCCGAACTGCCCCTGCTGCAACAGACCACACGCCCTTATGCCTGGCGCCAGTGGTTCAACTCTCAAAACATGAATATCCCGCGAGACATGACAGGGCCGCGTTACGAGCTATTCTCCATGCTTGCTCAGGCTGCGATGCACGATATGGGGATCGCGCTGATTCCACCGTTCCTGATTCAGCGCGAATTGGCAGAGAAGCGCCTGGTGATTGCCAACGCCCAGGCACTATCGAGCATTAAGGCCTACTACCTGATGATTCCCGAGCGAAAGGTCGAATCAGCCTCTTTAAGGGCATTTCGCGATTGGCTGGTGAATCAGGCACAAAGCTACAGCCTAGAAGGATAA
- a CDS encoding acyl-CoA dehydrogenase, giving the protein MGGKASFNWIDPLLLDQQLTEEERMIRDTAQQFAQQKLAPRVLEAFRHEKTDPAIFREMGEVGLLGATIPEQYGGSGLNYVSYGLIAREVERVDSGYRSMMSVQSSLVMVPINEFGTEAQKQKYLPKLASGEWIGCFGLTEPDHGSDPGAMITRARKVEGGYSLTGSKMWITNSPIADVFVVWGKDDAGDIRGFVLEKGWKGLSAPAIHGKVGLRASITGEIVMDNVFVPEENIFPDVRGLKGPFTCLNSARYGISWGALGAAEFCWHTARQYTLDRKQFGRPLAATQLIQKKLADMQTEITLALQGCLRLGRMKDEGTAAVEITSMMKRNSCGKSLDIARMARDMLGGNGISDEFGVARHLVNLEVVNTYEGTHDVHALILGRAQTGIQAFY; this is encoded by the coding sequence ATGGGTGGTAAAGCTAGCTTCAACTGGATCGATCCTCTGCTGCTGGATCAACAGCTCACTGAAGAAGAACGCATGATTCGCGATACGGCTCAGCAATTCGCTCAGCAAAAGCTCGCGCCGCGCGTTCTCGAAGCTTTCCGTCATGAGAAGACCGACCCGGCGATCTTCCGCGAGATGGGTGAAGTGGGTCTGTTGGGTGCGACCATTCCTGAGCAATACGGTGGCAGCGGCCTGAACTACGTCAGCTACGGTCTGATTGCCCGTGAGGTCGAGCGTGTCGACTCCGGCTATCGCTCGATGATGAGCGTGCAGTCCTCGCTGGTCATGGTGCCGATCAACGAATTCGGTACCGAAGCACAGAAGCAGAAGTACTTGCCGAAGCTGGCTTCGGGTGAATGGATCGGTTGCTTTGGCCTGACGGAGCCTGACCACGGTTCCGACCCGGGCGCGATGATTACTCGTGCACGCAAAGTGGAAGGTGGCTACAGCCTCACCGGCAGCAAAATGTGGATTACCAATAGCCCGATCGCCGATGTGTTCGTGGTTTGGGGCAAGGACGACGCGGGCGACATCCGTGGTTTTGTTCTGGAAAAGGGCTGGAAAGGCCTTAGTGCTCCGGCGATTCACGGCAAGGTTGGCCTGCGTGCATCCATCACTGGCGAGATCGTCATGGACAACGTGTTTGTCCCTGAAGAGAACATCTTCCCGGATGTCCGTGGTTTGAAAGGTCCTTTTACCTGCCTTAACTCTGCGCGTTACGGCATTTCTTGGGGGGCGCTGGGCGCTGCCGAGTTCTGCTGGCACACCGCTCGCCAGTACACCCTGGATCGTAAGCAGTTTGGTCGTCCATTGGCGGCCACACAGTTGATCCAGAAGAAGCTGGCTGACATGCAGACCGAAATCACTCTGGCGCTGCAAGGCTGCCTGCGTCTGGGGCGTATGAAGGATGAGGGCACTGCAGCCGTCGAGATTACTTCGATGATGAAGCGCAACTCCTGCGGCAAATCCCTGGACATCGCCCGCATGGCGCGCGACATGCTGGGTGGCAACGGTATCTCCGATGAGTTCGGTGTCGCTCGGCACCTGGTCAATCTGGAAGTGGTGAATACCTATGAAGGTACGCATGACGTCCACGCTCTGATCCTCGGTCGCGCGCAGACTGGCATCCAGGCGTTCTATTAA
- a CDS encoding CaiB/BaiF CoA transferase family protein, whose amino-acid sequence MGALSHLRVLDLSRVLAGPWAGQILADLGAEVIKVERPGNGDDTRAWGPPFLKDAYGENTSEAAYYLSANRNKQSVTIDFTRPEGQQLVRELAAKSDILIENFKVGGLAAYGLDYESLKAINPKLIYCSITGFGQTGPYAKRAGYDFMIQGLGGLMSLTGRPEGDEGAGPVKVGVALTDILTGLYSTVAILAALAHRDQGGGGQHIDMALLDVQVACLANQAMNYLTTGNAPKRLGNAHPNIVPYQDFPTADGDFILTVGNDGQFRKFAQVAGQPQWADDPRFATNKLRVANRGVLIPLIRQATVFKTTAEWVAQLEQAGVPCGPINDLAQMFADPQVQARGLAIELPHALAGMVPQVASPIRLSETPVEYRSAPPLLGEHTLEVLQRVLGLDAGVVAGFKASGVL is encoded by the coding sequence ATGGGCGCGCTTTCGCATCTACGGGTATTGGATTTATCGCGGGTGCTTGCCGGGCCTTGGGCCGGGCAGATCCTGGCGGACCTTGGCGCCGAAGTTATCAAGGTCGAGCGCCCGGGCAATGGCGATGACACGCGCGCCTGGGGGCCACCTTTCCTTAAAGATGCCTATGGCGAGAACACCAGCGAGGCGGCCTATTACTTGTCCGCTAATCGCAACAAGCAATCAGTGACCATCGACTTCACGCGGCCAGAGGGGCAGCAGTTGGTGCGTGAGTTGGCGGCGAAGTCGGACATCCTCATTGAAAACTTCAAGGTCGGTGGTCTGGCGGCTTATGGGCTGGACTATGAGTCGCTCAAGGCGATTAATCCGAAGCTGATCTATTGCTCTATCACCGGATTCGGCCAGACCGGTCCGTATGCCAAGCGTGCGGGCTATGACTTCATGATCCAGGGCTTGGGCGGTCTGATGAGTTTGACTGGTCGTCCCGAAGGAGATGAGGGGGCGGGTCCGGTGAAAGTCGGTGTAGCGCTGACAGATATTTTGACCGGTCTCTATTCAACGGTAGCGATCCTGGCGGCCTTGGCTCATCGGGATCAGGGCGGTGGCGGTCAGCATATAGACATGGCATTGCTGGATGTTCAGGTGGCTTGTCTGGCCAATCAGGCGATGAACTACCTGACTACAGGCAATGCGCCTAAACGCCTGGGCAATGCTCACCCGAATATCGTGCCTTATCAGGACTTTCCTACGGCCGATGGCGATTTCATCCTCACCGTGGGTAACGATGGGCAGTTCCGCAAGTTTGCGCAGGTGGCTGGTCAGCCGCAGTGGGCGGATGATCCGCGTTTTGCGACCAACAAATTGCGGGTGGCTAACCGGGGAGTACTGATTCCGCTGATCCGCCAGGCGACCGTGTTCAAGACTACTGCCGAATGGGTGGCGCAGCTGGAGCAGGCAGGCGTGCCATGTGGACCGATCAATGATCTGGCTCAGATGTTTGCCGATCCTCAGGTTCAGGCGCGGGGGTTGGCCATTGAGTTGCCTCATGCTTTGGCCGGGATGGTGCCGCAGGTTGCGAGCCCGATACGTCTGTCCGAGACTCCGGTGGAGTACCGTAGTGCGCCTCCTTTGTTAGGTGAGCACACGTTGGAGGTTCTGCAGCGGGTGTTGGGTCTGGATGCCGGCGTCGTTGCCGGGTTCAAGGCGTCTGGAGTGCTCTGA